From Bacteroides uniformis:
AGAAGTTTTGGGGAATTATTACCATGATTTAGCTCGTCAGATAACCGCCGCCATCAAAGCCAAATACTGGAACAGCGCGCGCGGATTGTTGGCCGATACTCCTGAACACGATGTTTATTCACAACACGTCAATGCCCTGGCCATACTGGCTGAGGTGCTTGAAGAACACGAAGCGCAAGAGGTGTGCCGCAAGATGCTTGATGATACTACACTCATCCAAGCCACTTTCTATTTCCGCTATTTCGTACAGCAAGCCATGGATAAGGTCGGCATGGCCAACCGCTTGCTCGATACCCTGCAGCCCTGGCGAGACCAGCTTGCCATCGGGCTCACCACCTGGGCAGAAAATCCCGAACCGTCGCGCTCCGACTGTCATGCCTGGAGTGCCCATCTCAATATCGAGTTCTATCGTATGTTGTTGGGCATTCACTCTGCCGCTCCGGGGTTTGCCAAAGTTCGTCTGACTCCTGCTCTTGGTCACCTGTCGGAGGCATCAGGCTCCATACCCCATCCGTTGGGTAGCATCTCTGTAGCATACCTAAAGACGGGCCAAACCTTGCATGCCCGGATTATGCTTCCGGAAGGAGTCCACGCTACCCTTGAATGGAAAGGTCAATGCGTGGAAGTAGAACATTCGCAGGAGTTAGTTATAGCAGAATAAAAACTTATTTATGTTTTATCAAAATCTCAATACGTTCGAATGAAAAAAATACCAAGATAACTTCTGAGCGGATAGCTATAGGCTATTCGCTCATTTTTTACCGGACAGTAATGGATGATAAATTGGACCGAAAAAACCTCCGCTTTAAATGTAGCCATATCTTTATTTGTAGAACATCTTACTGCAAAAGTAGCCTTATTTTACGGATTCTGCGGAAGCTCCACACTATCTAAATCTGTTATTTTGTACCCCTGAGCAGAATCGAACTGCTATTTAACGTTTAGGAAACGCTTGTTCTATCCGTTGAACTACAAGGGCTTTTGCATAGATTCTGCATATTGCAGTAGATTGCGGATGCAAAGATAATGTATTCTGTCGATTTTCCGAAAAAAGTTTTGTTAATCCGATTAACTTTACGAAATTTGTCGGTCAGTGATAGAATACAGTAACCCCAAAAAATTAATCTATAGTAATTCGTAAGTTATGGCAAACGACATGATGGTCAAAGAACTGGAGCAAGTGGTAGTCCGCTTCTCCGGAGACTCCGGCGATGGTATGCAGCTCGCCGGCAACATCTTTTCAACAGTTTCGGCTACCGTGGGCAATGATATCAGTACATTCCCCGACTATCCGGCAGATATCCGCGCCCCGCAAGGCTCACTCACCGGTGTTTCCGGTTTTCAGGTACATATCGGTGCAGAGAAAGTCTATACCCCAGGTGACAAATGCGACGTATTGGTAGCGATGAACGCCGCCGCACTGAAAACCCAATATAAGTTTGCTAAATCCACTGCTTGTATCATCATCGATACAGATGCTTTCCAGAAGTCAGACTTGGAAAAGGCCGCTTTCAAGACCGATAATCCGATAGAGGAAATGGGTATTAAGCAGGATGTCATCGCCGCCCCCATCTCGAAGATGGTGAAAGACTGCCTTGCCGACACCGGAATGGACAACAAGTCCATGCTGAAATGCCGCAATATGTTTGCAGTAGGCCTGGTATGCTGGCTGTTCAACCGCGATCTGAAAATAGCCGAAGATTTCATCCGCGAGAAATTCGCCAAAAAGCCCGAAATTGCCGGGGCAAATATCAAGGTCATCCATGCAGGATATGACTACGGACACAACACCCATGCTTCCGTAGCCCATACATATAAGATTGAAAGTAAGACTACCGTTCCCGGCAGATACATGGATATCACGGGGAACAAAGCAACTGCTTACGGTTTCATCGCCGCAGCTGAAAAGGCTGGCTTGAAGCTGTTCCTCGGCTCCTATCCCATTACTCCGGCAACCGATGTACTGCACGAACTCTCCAAGCACAAGTCTCTGGGCGTGATGACCGTGCAATGCGAAGACGAGATTTCCGGTTGCGCCACTTCTATCGGCGCCGCTTTTGCAGGTGCGCTGGCTGTGACCTCCACTTCCGGTCCCGGTGTCTGCCTGAAATCGGAAGCTATGAACCTGGCAGTCATTACAGAACTTCCGCTGGTTGTGCTCGACGTGCAACGTGGCGGTCCTTCTACCGGTCTGCCCACCAAGTCAGAGCAGACAGACTTGTTGCAGGCATTGTTCGGCCGCAACGGTGAAAGCCCAATGCCCGTCATCGCCGCCTCTTCACCCACAAGCTGTTTCGACGCAGCCTACATGGCAAGCAAAATTGCACTGGAGCACATGACCCCGGTCGTATTGCTGACCGACGGCTTTGTTGCCAATGGCTCCGGCGCCTGGAAGCTGCCCAAACTGGCAGACTATCCCGCCATCACCCCTCCCTACGTGACTTCCGAAATGAAGGACAACTATACTCCGTACAAACGCAATCCCGAAACAGGTGTCCGCTATTGGGCCATTCCCGGACAAGAAGGCTATATGCACATCCTCGGCGGTCTGGAGAAAGACAGCAATACCGGTGCCATCTCCACCGATCCCGAAAACCATGACTTGATGTGCCACCTGCGTGCCGAGAAGGTTGCCAAAATCCCCGTACCTGATGTAGAAGTGCAAGGCTGTGCAGACGATGCCGATTTGCTGATTGTCGGTTTCGGCGGTACATACGGCCACTTGTATTCGGCCATGGAAGAGATGAACAAGGCAGGCAAGAAGGTTGCCCTCGCCCACTTCACTTATCTGAATCCGCTCCCCAAGAACACGGAAACCGTTCTGAAGAAGTACAAGAAGGTGGTAGTTGCCGAACAGAATCTCGGACAATTTGCAGGTTATCTACGTATGAAGATAGACAACTTCACCCCGTACCAGTTCAACGAAGTCAAAGGACAACCGTTCGTCGTTGCCGAGCTGGTCGCAGCGTTCAATAAATTAATTGATAATTGACAGTTGACAATTGATAATAACCATGCGTAATATGCGGATTATCAATGACCAGCCACCAATTATCAACTATCATTTATCAACTATCAATTAAAAAAGATTATGTGCGAATATACAGCAAAAGACTATAAAAAAGGACAACCCCGTTGGTGTCCGGGTTGTGGTGACCACTTCTTTCTGGCTTCACTGCACAAAGCAATGGCAGAAATCGGCAAAGCTCCTTGGGAGAATGCCGTCATCTCAGGTATCGGCTGCTCCAGCCGTCTGCCCTATTATATGAATACGTATGCGATGCAGACCATCCACGGACGTGCTGCTGCCATCTCTACAGGTGCCAAGGTTGCCAATCCCAACTTGACGGTATGGCAAATCTCCGGCGACGGTGACGGTCTGGCCATCGGCGGTAATCACTTCATCCACGCCGTACGCCGTAACATCGACCTGAACATGATTCTGCTGAACAACCGCATCTACGGCCTGACCAAAGGTCAATATTCTCCGACCTCCCCACGTGGTTTCGTCAGCAAGTCGTCTCCCTACGGTACGGTAGAAGATCCATTCCACCCGGCAGAGCTTTGCTTCGGTGCCCGCGGCCGTTTCTTTGCCCGCGCGGTAGCTACCGATGCTCCGGGGACCGTAGAAGTATTGAAGGCAGCTATGGCCCACAAGGGCGCCTCCGTTTGCGAGATTCTGCAGAACTGCGTTATCTTTAATAACGGTACGCATGACTCCGTGGCCAAAAAGGAAGACCGCGCCAAGAATGCCATCTACTTGAAGCACGGCGAACCGATGCTCTTCGGCGAGAACAACGAATACGGACTGATGCAGGAAGGCTTTGGTCTAAAAGTCGTGAAACTCGGTGAGAACGGCATTACAGAGAAGGATATCCTCATCCACGATGCCCACTGCATGGACAACACCCTGCAACTGAAGCTTGCCCTGATGGAAGGTCCCGACTTCCCGATTGCACTCGGTGTTATCCGCGATGTGGAAGCTCCTACTTACGACGATGCCGTTCATGAACAAATCGAAGAGGTGTCTGCCAAGAAGAAGTATCACAATTTCGAGGAATTACTGATGACGAATGATACGTGGGAAGTAAAATAAACCACTAAGATTTATTAATATCATGTTTGCACGAAACAAATAAGGTGCAAACATGATATTAATTTCCTAAAAGTAAGAGTACCTCCCTATCCTTTCTCTCCCAAACATAGATACTTATTACGCCAAACATGCAGTTCTTCCATCAAGAATAACTATATTTGCCACAGTAACACATTTTGAAAGTAATTCTCAGACTTATATTGGCTTAATATCAATCTCACAAACTGCAGGCTGATAGCTCTTTCGTTCGGGTAATCCTTCCCGGATAAAGGTCAAAAACACTCCCACCCTGAAAAGAAAATGCAACCACTGCAACTGTACCAGATTTTATTGCAGTGATAGAGCATACCTCCGATGAACAAGGCTACCAATAAGGGTCGACAACAAGACTTCAAGGAAAGAGAGGGAAATTGTGGAATACCTACTGTGGATTTTTTCCACATCTCCACACCACAAACACCCGAACTTCCCTTTTTCCCGATAGAAAATAAGCAATTGATTATCAACATTATTCATCCTTAAAAGGATAGTCTGCCTTTCGTTTGGCATACCTCTTGCTAAAATATCCGCCGAAAGGACGTAACATTTATAATAAGATAAATCAATTATTTTTCAGTAGTATGAAAATCAGGATGAGAAAACGGTGTGACATTCCACATTCAGCGTCGCACTTCCAAAAAAGTTTGATTATTGCAAGTTGGTTATTAGCATTTCTTTTCACCGGAACAGCCTTCGCACAAGAAAGCCGAACCATTAAAGGCATTGTGAGAGATGTAACAGGAGAACCGCTTATCGGTGCCAGCGTCATACAGAAAGGTACCAACAACGGCGTCATTACCGATGTGGACGGTAACTTCACACTGACCGTTCCTGCAGATGCAACACTCTCTATCGCTTACATGGGCTATGCTACCCGGGAGATAAACCTGGCAAAACGAAAAAAGCAAGGCGACCTGAAGATTACACTCAGCGAAGATACCCAGCAACTGAAAGAAGTCGTAGTAACGGCAATGGGTATCAAAAAAGACACGAAACGTGTCGGCTATGCCATCAGTACCATCAGTGCAGACGAATTGGTAAAGGCAGGAGCACCCAACTTTGCCTCTGCCATGTACGGTAAAGCACCGGGAGTCCGCATCACACAGACACAAGGCGGTTCTGCCGGAGCTGTCTCCATCAACGTACGCGGACTGACTTCCATCACTGGAAATAACCAGCCACTCATCATTCTGGACGGTGTACCCATCCGCAACGGCGGCACGGGTAAAGGCACGGACTTCGCCGAATTTGGCAACGACGGACAAATCCGTTCCAATGGTCTGGTAGACATCAACCCAGAGGACATCGAGAGCCTCAGTATTCTGAAAGGAGCTTCTGCCACAGCTCTCTACGGCTCGGAGGCTGCAAACGGTGCGGTAGTCATCACTAGCAAGCGCGCCAAAAGCGGCAAGCTGACGGTGGACTTCAATGCCCAAGTCATGGCAAACTTACCGGCTTATCTGCCAAAAGTACAGACCGTATACGGGCCGGGAACCTACAACACCGCATACAGCGATTATGAGAAACAGACGGGAGGCTTCTATCAGAGAACCCTAAACGGACAAAGCTACAAAAGCCTCCGTTCCACCACCTTGTCCTTCGGCCCGAAATACGACGGCAGCGAGGTACTTTACTGGGACGGGAAGATGCGCCCCTACCAGGCACTGACCGACAACCCGTGGAAAGAGTTGTTTCGCACCGGCTGGACCCAGACTTACAATCTCGCCATCTCACAAGGGACGGAAACCACCAGCAACCGCTTCTCCTACACATTCATGGACGAGATTCCCAATGCCCTGACCGGAAGCTTCACCAAACACAACTTCAAGCTGACCGGTTCGTATCAACTGGCGAAACCGCTGAAACTGGAATACTCCCTTAACTACATCGTACAGAATGTAGAAGACCGCCCGCAAACCTCGCTCAACCTATACAGCGGTTTCGGCAACATGTTCTCCACCTTCCTGGACATTCCCTATCTGAAACAAAGTTACGTCACCAGTCTGGGATACCGTAATACCTTTGTCGGAGGAAACGCCACGCTGACTCCCGAGGAATCATGGGCCTACGACCCCAGTTACGCCACCGGAGTGAACAACATGCTGTGGAATATGTACCATCACCATAGCGACGAGACAGAGAACCGGCTCATCGGTATGATTCGCCCCACCTGGCAGATAACCAACTGGCTGAGTCTGCGCGCCCAGGTTTCAACTGATATCACAGATGTGAAGCAAACACTGAAATATGAAAGCGAACAACCCAATTCCCTATACGACCCCAACGGTAGCTTCCAGTCCATCAACCGCCGTTACGACATTGTCTATGGAGATGTTATGTTGAACTTCAACTATAATATCAACCGCTTCGACATTGCCGCCACCGTAGGCTGGACCGGACGCTACGAAAATATGAACAATATGAGGGTCTCCACCAATGGCGGGCTTGTCACGGAAAACTGGTTCGACCTCAATGCCAGCCGCTACACGCCAAGCAGTACTCTGCAACGTATGGAACTACTGAAAACCGGCTATATGGGTACACTGAGCCTGGGATGGGACAACTATCTATTCCTTGAACTGACCGGACGCCAGGAACGCTCGTCTACCCTAAAAGACCAGAGTTTTTTCTATCCTTCCGCCAATCTGAGTTTCCTCTTCACCCAAGCCTTCCACATGCCGTCATGGTGGAACTATGGAAAATTGCGCCTCTCATACGGTATCGTA
This genomic window contains:
- a CDS encoding 2-oxoacid:acceptor oxidoreductase subunit alpha — its product is MANDMMVKELEQVVVRFSGDSGDGMQLAGNIFSTVSATVGNDISTFPDYPADIRAPQGSLTGVSGFQVHIGAEKVYTPGDKCDVLVAMNAAALKTQYKFAKSTACIIIDTDAFQKSDLEKAAFKTDNPIEEMGIKQDVIAAPISKMVKDCLADTGMDNKSMLKCRNMFAVGLVCWLFNRDLKIAEDFIREKFAKKPEIAGANIKVIHAGYDYGHNTHASVAHTYKIESKTTVPGRYMDITGNKATAYGFIAAAEKAGLKLFLGSYPITPATDVLHELSKHKSLGVMTVQCEDEISGCATSIGAAFAGALAVTSTSGPGVCLKSEAMNLAVITELPLVVLDVQRGGPSTGLPTKSEQTDLLQALFGRNGESPMPVIAASSPTSCFDAAYMASKIALEHMTPVVLLTDGFVANGSGAWKLPKLADYPAITPPYVTSEMKDNYTPYKRNPETGVRYWAIPGQEGYMHILGGLEKDSNTGAISTDPENHDLMCHLRAEKVAKIPVPDVEVQGCADDADLLIVGFGGTYGHLYSAMEEMNKAGKKVALAHFTYLNPLPKNTETVLKKYKKVVVAEQNLGQFAGYLRMKIDNFTPYQFNEVKGQPFVVAELVAAFNKLIDN
- a CDS encoding 2-oxoacid:ferredoxin oxidoreductase subunit beta, which translates into the protein MCEYTAKDYKKGQPRWCPGCGDHFFLASLHKAMAEIGKAPWENAVISGIGCSSRLPYYMNTYAMQTIHGRAAAISTGAKVANPNLTVWQISGDGDGLAIGGNHFIHAVRRNIDLNMILLNNRIYGLTKGQYSPTSPRGFVSKSSPYGTVEDPFHPAELCFGARGRFFARAVATDAPGTVEVLKAAMAHKGASVCEILQNCVIFNNGTHDSVAKKEDRAKNAIYLKHGEPMLFGENNEYGLMQEGFGLKVVKLGENGITEKDILIHDAHCMDNTLQLKLALMEGPDFPIALGVIRDVEAPTYDDAVHEQIEEVSAKKKYHNFEELLMTNDTWEVK
- a CDS encoding SusC/RagA family TonB-linked outer membrane protein, producing the protein MKIRMRKRCDIPHSASHFQKSLIIASWLLAFLFTGTAFAQESRTIKGIVRDVTGEPLIGASVIQKGTNNGVITDVDGNFTLTVPADATLSIAYMGYATREINLAKRKKQGDLKITLSEDTQQLKEVVVTAMGIKKDTKRVGYAISTISADELVKAGAPNFASAMYGKAPGVRITQTQGGSAGAVSINVRGLTSITGNNQPLIILDGVPIRNGGTGKGTDFAEFGNDGQIRSNGLVDINPEDIESLSILKGASATALYGSEAANGAVVITSKRAKSGKLTVDFNAQVMANLPAYLPKVQTVYGPGTYNTAYSDYEKQTGGFYQRTLNGQSYKSLRSTTLSFGPKYDGSEVLYWDGKMRPYQALTDNPWKELFRTGWTQTYNLAISQGTETTSNRFSYTFMDEIPNALTGSFTKHNFKLTGSYQLAKPLKLEYSLNYIVQNVEDRPQTSLNLYSGFGNMFSTFLDIPYLKQSYVTSLGYRNTFVGGNATLTPEESWAYDPSYATGVNNMLWNMYHHHSDETENRLIGMIRPTWQITNWLSLRAQVSTDITDVKQTLKYESEQPNSLYDPNGSFQSINRRYDIVYGDVMLNFNYNINRFDIAATVGWTGRYENMNNMRVSTNGGLVTENWFDLNASRYTPSSTLQRMELLKTGYMGTLSLGWDNYLFLELTGRQERSSTLKDQSFFYPSANLSFLFTQAFHMPSWWNYGKLRLSYGIVGNAPETYTANIVYEQGSDNGFTWNTIPSSWGNADIRPEKKYEYEIGLESKFLNNRLGIDISYYNNRVKDQILSTPQPSTSGVKNVLMNVGEVANHGWDISISATPILTRDFRWDLTANYGVYKNKVVKLADGVPYLEILNSGGSGIKIQAVEGQPMGDIYAQVPQVNENGEYLVSDKGLYLNQTELQKVGNINPAGVGGLFNSFSYKNVFLDFSIDFRIGGDVINEMNQYATAVGLTPESLKYRDTEHGGLSYYYPGDNNSSGIPVQVDPSTGAGPNGEIIYHDGIILPGVVASTGERNTRIIPAGYYYNTTYNWGTEAEQLTYRHSVFDNSYVKLRELTIGYQFPEKMISKLGLGRLSVSVFGRNLFYFYKALKNYDAESSVGTSWANQATVGSSTTATRSFGVSLRASF